In Oryzias melastigma strain HK-1 unplaced genomic scaffold, ASM292280v2 sc00548, whole genome shotgun sequence, the DNA window aaaaaaaaaaaacacgtatcTTGTAGTAAACTTTGAGGACTTTTTGACCATAGACATCTGTTATTCTTTGGTTATCATCAGCTCTTTGGTCTTCAAAGCAGCATGcaggttttcttttctttgaaggGGTTGGCAGAGGCAGCTATGCCCACGAGCAAAGGGTCGCTGCACCGGTGCTCTTGACAGTACTGGACCAGGTCTGCTGCAGTCAAGGAgatctgcttaaaaaaaagacataattcaacagacacaaaataaacaaattgttCCTTATTggtttctttggttttgttttttaaagctgatgTCCAAAAATGCTGATGTAAAATGAATATATAAGCAAGAAGTTTTCACATACCTTAAATCTCTCCATGCTTGCCTCCAGTCGAAGTTGGTCCACCAACTTTTGTGCCTGAAtaacactgctgctgctgctgggtgTTTTTCCTGACATCCCTTAAGAGTTCTGCTATTTCAACAGTCTCACAAACATCTGCAGGAGAAGGATGCAGGAGCAGCTTTTAAGCTGACCCAAAGTGAGCTCCTGTCGTGGACACTTTGCTCAGAGAGGCTCCTGGCTCTGTGATCTGACCTGTGCCCCTTTTTTATTCACAGTTGTGGGCAGTTCAAAGACCCTGTGATAGGAGAAGGTCAACCCTGCCAGTTTTGAAAAACAGCCGAAATGTCAGCAACATCACACAAATACTTCACAAGCATAGATGATGAAAAACGGGAATAAATGGTTTTCTTCAAAAGGTACGCAATTGAAcagaagtttattttcattttaacattaaataataataataatattaataaaaaaggttaaaaaaacccATACATATATCCGGATATACATCCAtttaattaaaactattaataaaagaaattaaaactacttaaaaaaatcaatagttaTGTAATAACAAGAACACAGTTATATTCACCACCTGTTATGTTGTGCTTCAATCAAActttctggagtttttttacttttcaaaaatataattattagtaatgtatatttaattcatgcaaaagaaaaacatttttccaacagATTGTTTAACTCTATAGTCGATTCGTAatttaataattacaataacttttaacaaaagtaaaaaaaaaatacatatatgtaaaatatttgtatattttatgtttatatttaaaagaaaataccaagatgataataataataccaATACGTTGAAGATTGAAAGCTTAAACAACGAAGAATGGTTTGTGCGATTGGCGTCGTTTGTACCGCCACGCTTTCcgtagctagctagctaaatgCTACATGTTGCCCATTCGATGTTTACTGGGTATGTTTCATCTCTGCTGCAGTGCTCATTAACTGTCACTGGGCCCCTAAATCGTGTTATAAGGTAGTCTCGTTTTAGCAACAGGTATGGTTTTAGTTTTTAcgtatttattttcatcttttactaTGTTTAGAAGAGTCTTTACACTCTTTTAGCTAGCATGTCTTGGGTaactgttttcacatttttctgtttttatttagtttcatttacattttttaaatcaatgtggTTCATGTTATGATAGAACAACCGATTTTATTTATAGTAACTATGTTTTCCAGTTTCACGACCTTTTGTCAcctttaaatgtgtgaaattaaATTTGATAAGTCATCATAAAATAGTGCATCAAGTTTGTCTTTGTAGTATGCTAGGAGGATAGCAGGAAGGGGTCAtttactagatttttttttcctgtggtttatacatttttcagtttttatgtatatttattttttgaataatcAAACTTGCACataatgacaatttttattattgctgtagatttttttctttcttttacagaaACCATGTCAGACCACGCCCCTTCTGTAGCCATGGAGGCTGTCCTGAAGCCCAGCCATGACCTCCCCGAGGACATGCCGAAAATCAGAGGCTATGACTTCAACCAGGGAGTCGATCTCCAGGCGGTGCTGAAGTCCTACCTCACCACAGGCTTTCAGGCCAGCAGTCTAAGCTTAGCCATACAAGAGATCAACCACATGGTATGAGAGCTGATGGGTGGAATAAGAGTTAATTCACCGTTCACAGGCATAGTGAGAGTTTGTATCGTCTGTATATTTCTGCAGACCTACATTACTACACTGTACTTCACTTCAAACTTTAGATcgtatttattttgcattgtgatattattttgattaaatgtatGCCGCAGAAGCTTTTATGAACTTTTTAACACCCACAGATTGAGAAGCGCCTCGAGCCAGTGGAACCAGATGAAGGGAACGAGTTACAACAACACTCTGGTTGCACTATTTTTCTGGGTTACACCTCCAATCTCATCAGCTCTGGAGTGAGAGAAAGTATCCGCTATCTGGCAGAGCACAAAATGGTACAAAGTGTCATATTTGTCCAAATCCGTCAACACTAACAGACACCCAGAGCATTTATTGTATTCTTTGGCTTTGCTTCAGGTGGATGTGATTGTAACCACAGCTGGAGGCATCGAGGAGGATTTGATTAAATGTCTGGCTCACACCTACTTAGGAGACTTTAGTTTGCCAGGGAAAGATCTCCGGCTGAAAGGAATCAACAGGTTTGTATCATAGACTTATATGTGCTAATTTGACATCACTCATAagattttaaatggtaaaaatgttcaCTCTGCCCAACTCAACAAGTGCTCCTTTGGGTGCTGTTGTTACACTAAACCTTCAAAATAGATTAGTTAATTTTAAATTCTCCTTCATCTGCCATGACTATAGAATTGGGAATCTGCTGGTTCCTAATGATAACTACTGTAAATTTGAAGACTGGCTGATGCCCATTCTGGACCAGATGCTGCTGGAGCAGAACACAGAGGTGAGAGTTTGCTTTTGAGTAAAGTTTGGAACAACATTGATGCTTttactgtcactttttaaaaagatttacatGTGGAAATTCCCTTTTTACCTCCAGGGTGTGCGTTGGACTCCCTCCAAAATGATCCATCGACTGGGCAAAGAGATCAATAATACTGACTCTGTGTATTACTGGGCCTATAAGGTTAGTTTTGCATCATTTAAGATAAATCGGTagcttaaattatttatttgctttgatgtattgccttttttaaagttagaatttgtcctcattttaattttttgtgtttgtttcagaaTAACATCCCAGTGTTCAGCCCTGCTCTCACCGATGGCTCTCTGGGAGACATGATTTACTTTCACTCATTTAAAAACCCTGGCCTGGTTTTGGACATTGTAGAAGGTAAAATCACTTTCATATAGTGAGATGAATGTGTTTAGTTACCTCACGATTGTGGTGTTTGTTGCAGATATTCGCAGGTTGAACAGTCTGGCAGTTTTTGCT includes these proteins:
- the LOC112138938 gene encoding deoxyhypusine synthase isoform X1, encoding MMKNGNKWFSSKETMSDHAPSVAMEAVLKPSHDLPEDMPKIRGYDFNQGVDLQAVLKSYLTTGFQASSLSLAIQEINHMIEKRLEPVEPDEGNELQQHSGCTIFLGYTSNLISSGVRESIRYLAEHKMVDVIVTTAGGIEEDLIKCLAHTYLGDFSLPGKDLRLKGINRIGNLLVPNDNYCKFEDWLMPILDQMLLEQNTEGVRWTPSKMIHRLGKEINNTDSVYYWAYKNNIPVFSPALTDGSLGDMIYFHSFKNPGLVLDIVEDIRRLNSLAVFAKKTGMIILGGGLVKHHIANANLMRNGADFAVYVNTGQEFDGSDSGARPDEAISWGKIRADAKPVKVYADASLVFPLIVAETFALHFKKLTAEKKAD
- the LOC112138939 gene encoding guanine nucleotide-binding protein G(I)/G(S)/G(O) subunit gamma-12 isoform X1 → MSGKTPSSSSSVIQAQKLVDQLRLEASMERFKQISLTAADLVQYCQEHRCSDPLLVGIAASANPFKEKKTCMLL
- the LOC112138939 gene encoding guanine nucleotide-binding protein G(I)/G(S)/G(O) subunit gamma-12 isoform X2, translating into MSGKTPSSSSSVIQAQKLVDQLRLEASMERFKISLTAADLVQYCQEHRCSDPLLVGIAASANPFKEKKTCMLL
- the LOC112138938 gene encoding deoxyhypusine synthase isoform X2, with amino-acid sequence MSDHAPSVAMEAVLKPSHDLPEDMPKIRGYDFNQGVDLQAVLKSYLTTGFQASSLSLAIQEINHMIEKRLEPVEPDEGNELQQHSGCTIFLGYTSNLISSGVRESIRYLAEHKMVDVIVTTAGGIEEDLIKCLAHTYLGDFSLPGKDLRLKGINRIGNLLVPNDNYCKFEDWLMPILDQMLLEQNTEGVRWTPSKMIHRLGKEINNTDSVYYWAYKNNIPVFSPALTDGSLGDMIYFHSFKNPGLVLDIVEDIRRLNSLAVFAKKTGMIILGGGLVKHHIANANLMRNGADFAVYVNTGQEFDGSDSGARPDEAISWGKIRADAKPVKVYADASLVFPLIVAETFALHFKKLTAEKKAD